From a region of the Pan paniscus chromosome 19, NHGRI_mPanPan1-v2.0_pri, whole genome shotgun sequence genome:
- the PCTP gene encoding phosphatidylcholine transfer protein isoform X6, with translation MDSDYRKQWDQYVKELYEQECNGETVVYWEVKYPFPMSNRDYVYLRQRRDLDIEGRKIHVILARSTSMPQLGERSGVIRVKQYKQSLAIESDGKKGSKVFMYYFDNPGGQIPSWLINWAAKDGVPNFLKDMARACQNYLKKT, from the exons ATGGACTCAGATTACAGAAAACAATGGGACCAGTACGTTAAAG AACTCTATGAACAAGAATGCAACGGAGAGACTGTGGTCTACTGGGAAGTGAAGTACCCTTTTCCCATGTCCAACAGAGAC TATGTCTACCTTCGGCAGCGGCGAGACCTGGACATTGAAGGGAGGAAGATCCATGTGATCCTGGCCCGGAGCACCTCCATGCCTCAGCTTGGCGAGAGGTCTGGGGTGATCCGGGTGAAGCAATACAAGCAGAGCCTGGCGATCGAGAGTGACGGCAAGAAGGGGAGCAAAG TTTTCATGTATTACTTCGATAACCCGGGTGGCCAAATTCCGTCCTGGCTCATTAACTGGGCCGCCAAG gaTGGAGTTCCTAACTTCTTGAAAGACATGGCAAGAGCCTGTCAGAACTACCTcaagaaaacctaa
- the PCTP gene encoding phosphatidylcholine transfer protein isoform X3 produces MELAAGGFSEEQFWEACAELQQPALAGADWQLLVETSGISIYRLLDKKTGLYEYKVFGVLEDCSPTLLADVYMDSDYRKQWDQYVKELYEQECNGETVVYWEVKYPFPMSNRDYVYLRQRRDLDIEGRKIHVILARSTSMPQLGERSGVIRVKQYKQSLAIESDGKKGSKVFMYYFDNPGGQIPSWLINWAAKDGVPNFLKDMARACQNYLKKT; encoded by the exons ATGGAGCTGGCCGCGGGAGGCTTCTCGGAGGAGCAGTTCTGGGAGGCCTGCGCCGAGCTCCAGCAGCCCGCTCTGGCCGGGGCGGACTGGCAGCTCCTAGTGGAGACCTCGGGCATCAGCATCTACCGGCTGCTGGACAAG AAGACTGGACTTTATGAGTATAAAGTCTTTGGTGTTCTGGAGGACTGCTCACCAACTCTACTGGCAGACGTCTATATGGACTCAGATTACAGAAAACAATGGGACCAGTACGTTAAAG AACTCTATGAACAAGAATGCAACGGAGAGACTGTGGTCTACTGGGAAGTGAAGTACCCTTTTCCCATGTCCAACAGAGAC TATGTCTACCTTCGGCAGCGGCGAGACCTGGACATTGAAGGGAGGAAGATCCATGTGATCCTGGCCCGGAGCACCTCCATGCCTCAGCTTGGCGAGAGGTCTGGGGTGATCCGGGTGAAGCAATACAAGCAGAGCCTGGCGATCGAGAGTGACGGCAAGAAGGGGAGCAAAG TTTTCATGTATTACTTCGATAACCCGGGTGGCCAAATTCCGTCCTGGCTCATTAACTGGGCCGCCAAG gaTGGAGTTCCTAACTTCTTGAAAGACATGGCAAGAGCCTGTCAGAACTACCTcaagaaaacctaa
- the PCTP gene encoding phosphatidylcholine transfer protein isoform X5 yields MELAAGGFSEEQFWEACAELQQPALAGADWQLLVETSGISIYRLLDKKTGLYEYKVFGVLEDCSPTLLADVYMDSDYRKQWDQYVKELYEQECNGETVVYWEVKYPFPMSNRDYVYLRQRRDLDIEGRKIHVILARSTSMPQLGERSGVIRVKQYKQSLAIESDGKKGSKVFMYYFDNPGGQIPSWLINWAAKGGNCSGSLYH; encoded by the exons ATGGAGCTGGCCGCGGGAGGCTTCTCGGAGGAGCAGTTCTGGGAGGCCTGCGCCGAGCTCCAGCAGCCCGCTCTGGCCGGGGCGGACTGGCAGCTCCTAGTGGAGACCTCGGGCATCAGCATCTACCGGCTGCTGGACAAG AAGACTGGACTTTATGAGTATAAAGTCTTTGGTGTTCTGGAGGACTGCTCACCAACTCTACTGGCAGACGTCTATATGGACTCAGATTACAGAAAACAATGGGACCAGTACGTTAAAG AACTCTATGAACAAGAATGCAACGGAGAGACTGTGGTCTACTGGGAAGTGAAGTACCCTTTTCCCATGTCCAACAGAGAC TATGTCTACCTTCGGCAGCGGCGAGACCTGGACATTGAAGGGAGGAAGATCCATGTGATCCTGGCCCGGAGCACCTCCATGCCTCAGCTTGGCGAGAGGTCTGGGGTGATCCGGGTGAAGCAATACAAGCAGAGCCTGGCGATCGAGAGTGACGGCAAGAAGGGGAGCAAAG TTTTCATGTATTACTTCGATAACCCGGGTGGCCAAATTCCGTCCTGGCTCATTAACTGGGCCGCCAAG GGAGGGAACTGCAGTGGTAGTTTGTATCACTAG
- the PCTP gene encoding phosphatidylcholine transfer protein isoform X4: protein MELAAGGFSEEQFWEACAELQQPALAGADWQLLVETSGISIYRLLDKKTGLYEYKVFGVLEDCSPTLLADVYMDSDYRKQWDQYVKELYEQECNGETVVYWEVKYPFPMSNRDYVYLRQRRDLDIEGRKIHVILARSTSMPQLGERSGVIRVKQYKQSLAIESDGKKGSKVFMYYFDNPGGQIPSWLINWAAKKHCFRNIFTFS from the exons ATGGAGCTGGCCGCGGGAGGCTTCTCGGAGGAGCAGTTCTGGGAGGCCTGCGCCGAGCTCCAGCAGCCCGCTCTGGCCGGGGCGGACTGGCAGCTCCTAGTGGAGACCTCGGGCATCAGCATCTACCGGCTGCTGGACAAG AAGACTGGACTTTATGAGTATAAAGTCTTTGGTGTTCTGGAGGACTGCTCACCAACTCTACTGGCAGACGTCTATATGGACTCAGATTACAGAAAACAATGGGACCAGTACGTTAAAG AACTCTATGAACAAGAATGCAACGGAGAGACTGTGGTCTACTGGGAAGTGAAGTACCCTTTTCCCATGTCCAACAGAGAC TATGTCTACCTTCGGCAGCGGCGAGACCTGGACATTGAAGGGAGGAAGATCCATGTGATCCTGGCCCGGAGCACCTCCATGCCTCAGCTTGGCGAGAGGTCTGGGGTGATCCGGGTGAAGCAATACAAGCAGAGCCTGGCGATCGAGAGTGACGGCAAGAAGGGGAGCAAAG TTTTCATGTATTACTTCGATAACCCGGGTGGCCAAATTCCGTCCTGGCTCATTAACTGGGCCGCCAAG aaacACTGTTTCAGAAACATCTTCACTTTTTCCTAG